The following proteins come from a genomic window of Pyxidicoccus sp. MSG2:
- a CDS encoding CFI-box-CTERM domain-containing protein, with protein sequence MQPEELFQSARERAAQLDVGRGDAAVERVRAAASALFARIPEPPVYRRAEDPSRKAAQALLPELERVLAEALAAGRDPAATAALEKLVKALLAHGEALCHTADGRLEAAETAWRRAQELERAAHPTRHLVTAPPRPPPVFDKGSRVSRYDPRSAPQATVKLVCPNTGCKRVNDFAFLTSHPYNRFVCPVCHTPFLGYFGELRGLEVEVRRSSKRYFFTVDEVGPAGTTRIEFEEASGQEFPAARRDLLAFLYTEARELKAVVNLTNQKLMWVSPASTCFVATVAFGEGAPELVAFRAYRDDVLRKRALGRVFIRGYYRWGPGVAAWVSRRPMARGGVRWVLRRVHGRLTRSGLA encoded by the coding sequence TTGCAACCCGAAGAGCTCTTCCAATCGGCCCGTGAGCGGGCGGCGCAGCTGGACGTGGGACGTGGTGACGCGGCGGTGGAGCGCGTCCGGGCGGCGGCGTCCGCGCTGTTCGCGCGCATCCCCGAACCCCCGGTGTACCGCCGCGCGGAGGACCCCTCGCGCAAGGCGGCGCAGGCGCTGCTGCCGGAGCTGGAGCGCGTGCTGGCCGAGGCCCTGGCGGCCGGGAGGGACCCGGCGGCCACGGCCGCGCTGGAGAAGCTGGTGAAGGCGCTGCTGGCCCACGGCGAGGCGCTCTGCCACACGGCGGACGGACGGCTGGAGGCGGCCGAGACGGCGTGGCGGCGCGCGCAGGAGTTGGAGCGGGCGGCGCACCCGACGCGGCACCTGGTGACGGCGCCACCGCGCCCGCCGCCGGTGTTCGACAAGGGCTCCAGGGTGTCCCGGTATGACCCGCGGTCCGCGCCCCAGGCGACGGTGAAGCTGGTGTGTCCCAACACCGGCTGCAAGCGGGTGAACGACTTCGCCTTCCTCACGAGCCACCCCTACAACCGCTTCGTCTGCCCGGTGTGCCACACGCCCTTCCTGGGCTACTTCGGCGAGCTGCGCGGGCTGGAGGTGGAGGTCCGCCGCAGCTCCAAGCGCTACTTCTTCACGGTGGACGAGGTGGGCCCCGCGGGCACCACGCGCATCGAGTTCGAGGAGGCGAGCGGCCAGGAGTTCCCCGCCGCCCGGCGAGACCTGCTGGCCTTCCTCTACACGGAGGCGCGCGAGCTGAAGGCGGTGGTGAACCTCACCAACCAGAAGCTCATGTGGGTGAGCCCGGCGTCCACGTGCTTCGTGGCGACGGTGGCCTTCGGTGAGGGCGCGCCGGAGCTCGTCGCGTTCCGTGCGTACCGGGACGACGTGCTGCGGAAGAGGGCGCTCGGGCGCGTGTTCATCCGGGGCTACTATCGCTGGGGCCCCGGGGTGGCGGCGTGGGTGTCGCGCCGTCCCATGGCCCGAGGCGGCGTGCGGTGGGTGTTGCGGCGGGTGCACGGCCGCCTGACGAGGAGTGGACTCGCGTGA